The genomic region GACTTGGGCGTTATCGCTGTTCCCCGCACCCCGATACAGCTCGAACAAGCGCGGATAACCGACGATTTTCATTCCCGGATGGGACTGAATGTCCCGATAGTAAGGAACCACGTTATCGCCGAAGGCTTGGTCGTACTCCGGCGAATCGATATAAGCATCGATATCGGCGTCGTAGCCTTTGGCGTCGTACAGATCGAGGTGATGTTGGATCTCGGACTGATCGTAAGGAGAACGTCCCAGTAAATGTTTGTAGTTCAGCTCGATAAAGCGAACGTGATAGTTACTGTGGAAAAAGCACTCTTTATAAAAGTCCGATTTGGCCAACGCCCGGATGAATTGACGGACGTTAATTTTACCGTTACGCAGCAGGGATTCGAGGCTGGTAAATTCCGAGGAAGCATAAACTCCCTGGCGCCCGAACACTTGCTGGTAAGCGGTGCGAAAGACTAATTGCAACTCGTCTTCCGTGTAGTTGGGTCGCAGTTCGACCCGGCTACCCACGATCGAATCGAGTCCGAGCCGGGATTCAACTAACGTACTCATTGATGCGAAAGCTCCTTTAAACGATGGCGGTCTGAACAAATACGGTCGGCGGTCAACCGTTCGGGGGGATGACCCGGCAACGATCGACCGCCAACCCGAATCGGTATGCCGATTTAGCTCAGAGCGTTAATCGCGTAGTTGAGGTAGATGTTGACTTCCCCGGCGACGTCACCACTGAGACCGTGGTTGTCGCGGACGAATTCGAGAGCGGCGACGTACCAGCTCGGAGACAAGCCGAGAGCGGCGTTGAATTCTTTGACGCCAGCCAGGACGTATTCATCTAACGGTCCGGTTCCGCCGACGACGCAGCAGTAGCTGACGACGCGCAGGTAGTTGTTGATGTCGCGCACGCACTTGGATTTCCCTTCGGGGGTGGAGGCGTATTGGGGGCCTTCCATTTGGGTGGTGTAAGGGAATTTTTTGTACACGTGCTCGGCGGCGGCTTCCGACCAGCTTTGTCCGTTTTTGGCAAAGGCGCGAGCGGCTTCGAGTCCGGCTTTGGCGCGATCGAAACGGCCAAAGATCCCTTGCATTTCGGTGTTGCTCAGGTAGGAACCGCGCAAGTCGGCAGCAGAGATGGCTTCAGTCAAAGGGGTTTTCATAGCGATTCTGATTTCCTATTTCCTAATGGGTTAGCGACGTTGTGAGTTTGAGGAAAGTGGGTGTCGGGATGGCGGAAAAGATGCACGCGAGGCGATCTCCGGCGGACTCCCGAACCGACTTTTATTCGACGGCGCTAGCAGCGCGATCGAAGTATCCGGCTAATTCGGAAATTAAGGAGCTGCAATCCCCTTTGCTGATGCCGTTGGGATCGTTGGCGATTCCGATCGCCGCGTCTTTCATTTTTTGGATACCGGAGGCGACCGTACCGCCGGGAGTGCCTAACGCTTGGTAGGTTTCGCGCAGACCGTTGAGACAGCGATCGTCGAGGACGCTAGCATCTCCGGCGAGCATCGCGTAGGTCACGTAACGCAGGATGAAACCCATGTCGCGAATGCAAGCGGCGTGGTTGCGATGGTGGTCGCACTGTCCGCCCGCGCCGAAGACTTGGGGTTGTTCGGCGACTAAGGCGCGGTAGGCGTTAGAGACGATCGAAGAAGCGTTGCAGGTGAGGCGGTTGACGACATCTAAGCGCTTGTTGCTGTCGGCAACCATCGCTTGCAAGCCGTTGATTTCATCTTCGCTCAGGTAAGCCCAACGTTTGTCCGCTTGGTTTACGACTTTAGAAAAAGCGTCAAGCATGTTTGTTAATACTCCTAACTACAGGTTTTTTTGAAGCTCGACCCTACAAATGGGCCCAGCGATATCCGAACAACCCGGCGATTCGTCGATTCTCCCGGGGCGATCGCCCCGCTTTCTCGTCTGACGCGATCGCTCGCTGCCAGATTGATGAGCCAGATTGATGAGAACGATAACGTCAAGTTTATGAGAGGCGCGTTAACACGACTCAATACTTGCGTTCCCGGGCTGTCGGTGGCTTCATGTGAATCTTCAGCCTTTATAACCTGAGATTTACGATTTTTTTTGTTAAGAAATATTGCGATTATGGGCGGGGATCGCAGGCAAATAGGGTCAATTCTAAGGTTTTTTGCTCGAAACCGATCGCCTCGCGTCCATTTTTGTAATTAAAATTAATAAAAAAACTCATCCCTTAACGTTTTAACTTTAATTTAACTTTCGTAGTTTTTGTAACAAAAGTGGGACTTTCAGGGGGATTTTCCCGGTGAAACGACCCCAAAAATGTAACGGGGTATATCTGAATGTAAATTTAAGTAAACTTTATGAAAATAATGAACATTTGTTACAAAAAATGCCCCAGGGGGGGAATTTGTGCATCCTGGGACAAAGTAAATACGGGTTAACCCGTCAGTCCGTTTTTTGTTCCACACCAAAACCGACGAGCAGAACCTGTTCGAGAGGCTGACCCTCTGGGGGGCGTTGGTAGTTGACGATCTGACGCAGACGCAAACTCGGATTGACCAAGGTAATCGAATCCACCGAAACGATGCGGGTGTAGTGAGTAGTCATCAGCAATTCGCGGGTAAAAGCAGTGACATCCTCCCGACGCTGAATCAAAGATTACAGCGCGGGCTTCCCAGCCTCACGATTGGGTGTTCGGGCCCCACGCCACTTATCTAGGTCATAGACCCCCGACAGACCGACTTGACAGGCGGTTTCCGTTCCCCAGAGTCCCTGGGATACTAAATTCTCTAGTCCACGATCCAAAACCATCTCTGCTGCGGCACAATCCCGATGAGTCCGATACCCACACTCAGGACAATGATGCTCTCTGACTTCCAACCCTTTGCTCACCGTAGCAAGGCAGTTGGGGCAGGTTTGACTGGTGCCGTTGGGATTGACTTTAGCAAAGTAGATTCCTCGCTTCGAGCACACCCATTCCGTCAGAGACAAGAACTGTCCGAAAGCAGCATCAACACAATCTTTTCGCAACATCCCTCGCGTCAAGCCTTTGACGTTGAGATCTTCTGCAAAGATAGTTTGCGCCCGGTCGCAAAGCTGATGAGCCGTCTTCAGATGGAAATCTTTACGACGATTGGCAATGCGATGATGCATTCTAGCCACTTTGATTTGTGCCTTTTCCCAGTTTTGAGAACCCTTTTGTTTTCGTGCTGCTCTGCGTTGCAGCAATTTCAGCTTGCGTTGCATCGACTTGAAAAACTGGGGTCGCTCTTGGAAAGAGCCATCGGAAGCAGTCAAGAATCGCTCCAATCCCAGGTCAATCCCGATCGCCCGACCGTGAACCGGGACATCGGGAACCGATATATCCGATTCAATCGTGACGACAACATACCATTGTGTACCCCGTACCCTGGACAGTACCCTTACCTGTATCCCCCCAACCCCCCTTTGAAAGGGGGGCGAAGGGGGGATGCAGGTTGATGGGTACTTCCCCAATCTTTGGCAACTTGATTGTGAAGCCATTGATGGGATTGTTCTTGAATTGGGGAAATAGAAAGGATTTGAATTGACCGAACTTTTTGAAACGCGGGAATCCATGTCCCCGTTTCACAAAGGCTTCCCAGGTATCGTGCAGTCTGCGAATCGTGGTCTGCAATACCTGAGAATGCACCTTACCCAGATGCGGGAATTGCTTCTTCGCTTTGGGCAGGTTGTTTTGCTGACGATGGTAAGACGGGAATGGCTCATCGGCGGGAATGATGTATTCCTTCTCCAACGAGCATCGGTCTATCGAACACTTACGCGAAGCAATCCAATCCTTGAGTTCGCGCAACGCGTAGTTATATACGCCTCTGCACGTCTCCATCCACTCCAACAGTTCAGCCTCCTGGGTGGCGTCTGGATCGATTCGGTAGGTGTAGTTCATGGTCAGCATAGCCGGAGTTTACCAAAGGCTATAGCTCCCCGAACCCCTCAAAAGTTAAAGCGAAAGTGGGCGACCATCGGTTTAGCCTCCTCGTAGGCGCGATCGCGCAAATAATCCCCCTCGATCGCCCCGCGCTCTTCCTTGGTCGGAACGAACAATAAATTAAGCTGCTGCGAAACCTGCTCCCCAGTTTCCGAAACCGTATCGAACTGGAGATGGTACCCCTGCAAGCGGTCAACTTGAGGGTGAGGAGGTCGTTGGTTATCTTGCAACACCTTATTTTTCTGAACGGACGAAATCGGTTCGACCCGGAATTGCGTATGCGATCGCTCCACCTGCGATCGCTGTAAAAAATGATAGGTGCGTTCGCTACTCCAACTCCCCACACAACACTCGAAAAAGCGTTGAAATTCCAAAACACTCATGAGGCGCGACTCCTAAACTAAATTTTCCGGTCTAGTTGAAGTTTAAAGTTGAACTCGCCGTTCGCCCGTCTCGGGAGAGGAACCCCGACGAGACCCGATGAATTCTTTTCGTGAAGCCAACCCCGGCGATCGCCCCGATTCGCGCGACATTTCGACGGCAGCGACCCCAAAGATCGGAGAAATTTTTAGTGAAATTGAGAACCCGGCGGGTCAGAAGGTTCGCCGAACTTGGTAGCATCAAATCTAGATCGCTTTGACGCGCCCTGACTCGCGTTTTTCCCGTCGTCGCGCGCGAGTCCGTTCGAGCCAGTCTAAAACGCGACAGGCGATCGTTCACGAAATCACTGCGCCTGGGGAACGGCAAGTGCGAAGCAGTAACATCCCCATCGGGCGTTCTTGAGGTTTTCGAGTCACACAACCCTAAAAATCCAGCCCGTATTAGAGTAATGCAGCTTGAGTGTTTAGCCTACAGCGTCGGTCATGCGGATGAGGGAGTCTGTGTGGGGATGCAAATGGGACCGTATCGCATCCTGCTAGACTGCGGCTTACCCGACCCCTCAGCCTTGAGAGAATTATTCCCGCCGGATCGAACCGCATCCGTAGGGGAGACGAGGCGAAGGCAACCCGTCGATTTCGTCTTAGTTGCCAACGCCCACGCCGATCGCGCCCGAGGCTTGCTCTACCTGCATCGGGCCTTTCCCAAATTGCCCATTTACGCCAGCGAAGTTACCACGGAATTAGTCCATCTCAACTGGCCCGAAGTCGAACGGGAACAGACCCGCTTTTGTCAGGCATTACCCTGGCAAACCCCGGTAGAATTTCGCGACGGACTGACCGTACAACTGTTTCGGGCCGGACATTTGCCCGGTGCGGCGGCGATCTTGTTGACCTACCTCGATCCCGATAGCGGGCGCGCGTATAAAGTCTTGCACACGGGAGATTTTTTCTTATCCAATTCTCGTTTAGTAGAAGGCTTACCCTTAGAACAGTTGCGCGGTTTGGATCCGGACGTGGCGATCGTCGAAGCCAGTTATGGAACCGCGCGCTTTCCCCACCGACGGGCTCTCGAAAACGAACTCGCCGAACGGATTAATCGGGCGATCGCCGAGCAGAAACGGGTTTTGATGCCCACTCCCCCATTAGGATTGGGACAGGAATTATTGATGTTACTGCGATCGCACCATCACTTTACCGGGCGCGATCTAGATATTTGGGTCGATGGCAGCGTCGCCGACGGGTGCGATGCCTATTTAGCCCTCTTGCCGCAATTGCCGAGTTCCGTGCAGAATTTCGCCCGCCATCAAGCCTTATTTTGGGACGATCGCGTGCGTCCGCGCGTGCGCCGGGTCGTTCCCGAAGAGCGCGGCGAACTGGGAAAATCCCCATCGATCGTCTTGTGCGATCGCGCGATCGACTGGCAGCAATATTGTGCCCCCGACACCGGACCGTGGCTGGTGTTGCTGCCCGAACATCCCGGTCAACCGCGCCCGGAACTGGAGCGGACCGTCCTCGATCGCCTTCCCGTCCCCGTCGAAGTCGAAACCTATTTACTCACCGATCGCTGCGACGTTAACGGAACCACCCAACTGATTCACAATCTCCATCCCCAACACGTGCTGTTGGTTCGCGGCGCGCCGAATTATCTCGCCGACCTGAGTAATTTAGACGAATTACGCAACCGCTACCACTTGCATACCCCCCACGCCGGAACCGTCGTGGAATTGCCGATCGGGGAAATTTTGGTGCAGCCGAGCGAAGAACCGGAGGTTTACGAGGGGGAGCTGACCGAACATCCCGGCGAAATAGCCATGACCTTCCCGGAGGCGATCGCCCGCGATTCGCGCTGGCAAAATTTTGCCGATACGGGCTTGATCGAGGCGCGCTGGCAAGGGGAAGAGTTAGTCATTCGCGGGTTGTCCCAACGGGAAGTCCTCTCACAAAGTAGCGCGGCGCGGTTCGATCCGGAGATCGACTGTTGTGGGACCTGTCGTTACTATCGCGGTCGTCGTTGCTGGAATCGAAGGTCTCCTCTGTACGGGTTCAAGGTCACCCCGGACGGCTACTGTCCGGCGTTTGAAGCGTTACCCCGGGAGGGAGAGATGTGGGAGGACGGAGAACCGACGCCGGAATAGGGAGGCGACGCCGGGCGCGCCGATCTCAAACTCCCCCCAGATCTCGCAGCAAGATTTGGGGGGAGGAGGTAAAGGGGTGCAGGTCGGAGTTAGTCGCGATCGGAGTCGGGAGAGGATTTGGGCAGTTGTTCCGCTTCCGGACAGTCGTCGGAAATTAGGGGTTCGACATTTCCCCGAGGAACCGATGCGAGTTTTTGAGTAATGGCGCCGATACTTTCGAGACGAACCATTTCCTCCCAAGAGCAAATTTCGTCTTCTTCGTCCGTTTCGTACCGGACGGTCACCAAGTCTCCTTCGATATCCAGGATCCGGGCGCAATCAATCCAACGTTGCTGGTCCCGCAAGAAAATACTGACCTCACGACCGTCG from Oxynema aestuarii AP17 harbors:
- a CDS encoding phycobilisome rod-core linker polypeptide, whose product is MSTLVESRLGLDSIVGSRVELRPNYTEDELQLVFRTAYQQVFGRQGVYASSEFTSLESLLRNGKINVRQFIRALAKSDFYKECFFHSNYHVRFIELNYKHLLGRSPYDQSEIQHHLDLYDAKGYDADIDAYIDSPEYDQAFGDNVVPYYRDIQSHPGMKIVGYPRLFELYRGAGNSDNAQVGGKSSRVQKKVALNLSNSIRMPSSAQSDRVDYAPSRTFRGTVLQEGGVYRIEVLVGAGTGPRVRRSKRAYTVPYDRFSSTYQEIHRRGGKIINIEPV
- a CDS encoding phycocyanin subunit alpha; the encoded protein is MKTPLTEAISAADLRGSYLSNTEMQGIFGRFDRAKAGLEAARAFAKNGQSWSEAAAEHVYKKFPYTTQMEGPQYASTPEGKSKCVRDINNYLRVVSYCCVVGGTGPLDEYVLAGVKEFNAALGLSPSWYVAALEFVRDNHGLSGDVAGEVNIYLNYAINALS
- a CDS encoding phycocyanin/phycoerythrocyanin subunit beta — its product is MLDAFSKVVNQADKRWAYLSEDEINGLQAMVADSNKRLDVVNRLTCNASSIVSNAYRALVAEQPQVFGAGGQCDHHRNHAACIRDMGFILRYVTYAMLAGDASVLDDRCLNGLRETYQALGTPGGTVASGIQKMKDAAIGIANDPNGISKGDCSSLISELAGYFDRAASAVE
- a CDS encoding phycobiliprotein lyase, translating into MTTHYTRIVSVDSITLVNPSLRLRQIVNYQRPPEGQPLEQVLLVGFGVEQKTD
- a CDS encoding RNA-guided endonuclease InsQ/TnpB family protein, translated to MPPSPPFQRGVGGIQVRVLSRVRGTQWYVVVTIESDISVPDVPVHGRAIGIDLGLERFLTASDGSFQERPQFFKSMQRKLKLLQRRAARKQKGSQNWEKAQIKVARMHHRIANRRKDFHLKTAHQLCDRAQTIFAEDLNVKGLTRGMLRKDCVDAAFGQFLSLTEWVCSKRGIYFAKVNPNGTSQTCPNCLATVSKGLEVREHHCPECGYRTHRDCAAAEMVLDRGLENLVSQGLWGTETACQVGLSGVYDLDKWRGARTPNREAGKPAL
- a CDS encoding RNA-guided endonuclease InsQ/TnpB family protein, with product MLTMNYTYRIDPDATQEAELLEWMETCRGVYNYALRELKDWIASRKCSIDRCSLEKEYIIPADEPFPSYHRQQNNLPKAKKQFPHLGKVHSQVLQTTIRRLHDTWEAFVKRGHGFPRFKKFGQFKSFLFPQFKNNPINGFTIKLPKIGEVPINLHPPFAPLSKGGWGDTGKGTVQGTGYTMVCCRHD
- a CDS encoding phycobiliprotein lyase, which gives rise to MSVLEFQRFFECCVGSWSSERTYHFLQRSQVERSHTQFRVEPISSVQKNKVLQDNQRPPHPQVDRLQGYHLQFDTVSETGEQVSQQLNLLFVPTKEERGAIEGDYLRDRAYEEAKPMVAHFRFNF
- a CDS encoding MBL fold metallo-hydrolase; this translates as MQLECLAYSVGHADEGVCVGMQMGPYRILLDCGLPDPSALRELFPPDRTASVGETRRRQPVDFVLVANAHADRARGLLYLHRAFPKLPIYASEVTTELVHLNWPEVEREQTRFCQALPWQTPVEFRDGLTVQLFRAGHLPGAAAILLTYLDPDSGRAYKVLHTGDFFLSNSRLVEGLPLEQLRGLDPDVAIVEASYGTARFPHRRALENELAERINRAIAEQKRVLMPTPPLGLGQELLMLLRSHHHFTGRDLDIWVDGSVADGCDAYLALLPQLPSSVQNFARHQALFWDDRVRPRVRRVVPEERGELGKSPSIVLCDRAIDWQQYCAPDTGPWLVLLPEHPGQPRPELERTVLDRLPVPVEVETYLLTDRCDVNGTTQLIHNLHPQHVLLVRGAPNYLADLSNLDELRNRYHLHTPHAGTVVELPIGEILVQPSEEPEVYEGELTEHPGEIAMTFPEAIARDSRWQNFADTGLIEARWQGEELVIRGLSQREVLSQSSAARFDPEIDCCGTCRYYRGRRCWNRRSPLYGFKVTPDGYCPAFEALPREGEMWEDGEPTPE
- a CDS encoding DUF6679 family protein → MLHRKIYQLCCDGREVSIFLRDQQRWIDCARILDIEGDLVTVRYETDEEDEICSWEEMVRLESIGAITQKLASVPRGNVEPLISDDCPEAEQLPKSSPDSDRD